The Armatimonadota bacterium genomic interval CATCGACGGTTTCGTCGCCTGGACCAACCGCATGGCCACCCAGCTGGGCGTGTCTCGCACTTTGCGACCGCAGGCCATCTGGGATCGGCGGTAGTCCGCCCGCTAGTGCGTTCCCTGGGCTTCCGGTACGGGGTGGGTCGCCCGCTGGATCTGCTCTTCGGCCTCGTCCAGAAACCGGCGGCACACCGATCGGGCGCCGGGGATGCCGTCGTGAGCAGCCTTTCGCAGCAGCCACGCGAGGTGGTCGTACAGGTGCCACGCGTCGTCGTCCCTTAGGCGCTGCTCCGACGTCGCCAACTTCAGGAATCCGCCCACCGCGGACGTGACGGCCTCGGCGTAGTTCGCCGGATCGAGCACGTAGTGTTTGGCGCCCTGCAGCGTGTGCAGGACGACCCGACCGTCGCGGTGCTGGACGCTGAAGTCGTGGAAGCCGCAGCAGTCCATCCCGCAGTCGGCGACGAACAGCGGGGCCGCGTGAGGATCATCGGGGTCGGTCAGCTCCCGGTGGTCGGCCAGCAGCGTGAGCACCATTGCCTGGACTCCTTCGAACAGCGCGTACGCCGAGTAGGAGGCATCATGGGACGGGATCCCCAGCGGCCGCGCGCTCTCCCCCAGCAGCAAGAAGGGGTTGCCGTCGATTTCGAGGGCAAAGAGGCAGGGCAGTGCGTCCAAATCCTCTCCGGTATCGGTGATCTCAAGCGTCGCCCGGATGCGGTTCATCCCATTTGTATGTTACGCGCCGACGCCGCGTTCAACCACCCGTCTTGGGAGCGTCCGCGGATTCCGGGACGTTGAGCGTCGCCTCCGCCGGTTTGGGGACGAAGATCGAAGCGAGCACGCTGACCGCGAGGATCAGCGCCACCACGCCCAGCGAGACGCCGACGTGGATCTTGTAGACGTCGGAGATCAACATCTTCGCTCCGATGAACATCAGCACGACCGACAGGCCGTACTTGAGGAACCGGAACATGTCCAGGATCCCGGCCAGCAGGAAGAACATCGCCCGCAGACCCAAGATCGCGAAGATGTTCGAGGTGTAGACGATGAACGGGTCGCGTGTGATTGCGAAGATCGCGGGGATCGAGTCCAGGGCGAACACCAGGTCGGTGGTCTCGATGGCCACCAGCACCAGCACCAGGGGAGTCACCCAAAGCCGCCCGCCCCGCTGCTCGAAGAACGCGCCGCGCCCGTAGTCCTCGGTTACCGGCCAGAAGCGCCGGACGAACAGCAGGGCCCGGTTTCTGGACGGATCCACCGTCTCGTGGGTGTGACGCAGGAGTTTGAACCCCGTGTAGACGAGGAAGGCACCGAACAGGTAGAGGATCCAGTGGAACCGGTGCACCAGCACAGCCCCAATCGCGATCAGGCTCGCCCGCATCAGCACGGCGCCCAGGATCCCCCACTTGAGCACCCGCGGCTGCAGGTGGGCCGGGACGGCGAAGTAGGTGAAGATGACCAGGAAAACGAAGAGGTTATCGACGCTGAGCGCCTTCTCGATGAGGTAGCCGGTGAGCCACTCCAGTCCGGCCTGCGACCCGCGCAGCCACCACACGCCGGCGTTGAAGACCAGGGCCGTGCCCACCCACACCACGCTCCAGACCGCGGCCTCCCGGATGGAGATCCGGTGCGCGTGGCGCTGGAAGATCCCCAGGTCGATCGCCAGCATGCCCGCGACCAGAACGTGGAAGCCGATCCACAGCCAGACCTCGGTGCCCATCGTGCCTGACCCCTTTGCATCGGCCTGGGCGGACACAACAAAAGACCCCCGCCCACAGCGCGTGGTGGCTCGGAGGTCTCACCGTGGGGCTGTGCCTCAGGACAGGCCGGGTCGCCACACCCTTCGTGC includes:
- a CDS encoding TerC family protein — its product is MGTEVWLWIGFHVLVAGMLAIDLGIFQRHAHRISIREAAVWSVVWVGTALVFNAGVWWLRGSQAGLEWLTGYLIEKALSVDNLFVFLVIFTYFAVPAHLQPRVLKWGILGAVLMRASLIAIGAVLVHRFHWILYLFGAFLVYTGFKLLRHTHETVDPSRNRALLFVRRFWPVTEDYGRGAFFEQRGGRLWVTPLVLVLVAIETTDLVFALDSIPAIFAITRDPFIVYTSNIFAILGLRAMFFLLAGILDMFRFLKYGLSVVLMFIGAKMLISDVYKIHVGVSLGVVALILAVSVLASIFVPKPAEATLNVPESADAPKTGG